The genomic stretch GCCGCGCGCCTAGCTCGGGCTCACGGTCCGCGTGCCATCCCATGCTGTCGGTGCCGCTGCGATAGCGATTGATCAGTACGCTGTTAAAGCGGGCGTTGCATGTTGCTTCGGCGGCGGCCTTCAGTTCGGCGACTGTTCGGGTCCACGGTTGGGGCTCATTGCGAATGCCTGAGTAGACATAGATCGCGTCCGGCTCGCCCTGCCAGGCAGTCAGCCGCGGCAGTGGTACGCGCCCGGCGGGAGTGCCTATCATGTCCTGACGCCACTCAACTTCGCCGATGAGGTGAGCCATCGCATGCACCGCTGCTTCAGGCGCGAGCCAGTCGGGATACCAGTCGACGTCGGGTGCCGGAAGGTC from Paraburkholderia sp. IMGN_8 encodes the following:
- a CDS encoding alpha-ketoglutarate-dependent dioxygenase AlkB; translated protein: MTDLFDDLPAPDVDWYPDWLAPEAAVHAMAHLIGEVEWRQDMIGTPAGRVPLPRLTAWQGEPDAIYVYSGIRNEPQPWTRTVAELKAAAEATCNARFNSVLINRYRSGTDSMGWHADREPELGARPLIASVSLGVARTFDLRHNSTGTVQSFSLKGGSLLVMKGNTQADWRHRVPKEPGVAGERINLTFRWVTPRTANR